From one Streptomyces sp. R41 genomic stretch:
- a CDS encoding aldehyde dehydrogenase family protein, which produces MNHSAPEQPADVVSRLRATFRSGRTKPVGWRTNQLRRLREMLTSHGEDLAAALHADLGKSSTEAFRTEIDFTVREIDHTLEHLDGWLRPESAPVPAHLGDDATAWTRYDPLGVVLVIAPWNYPLQLLLTPMLGALAAGNAVVAKPSDLAPATSAVVARLLPQYLDTDAVAVLEGGIPETTALLAERFDHIFYTGNGTVGRIVMRAAAEHLTPVALELGGKSPAFVDRDADLAVVADRLARGKFLNAGQTCVAPDYVLTDPETARALESELAQAVEALFGAEPQQSTEFGRIVNERHFDRLSSLLGSGRTVTGGGSHRATKYIAPTVLADVDPTSPVMQEEIFGPILPIVTVADLDEAIGFINDRDKPLALYVFTESDTTRERIAAETSSGGLGFGLPLAHLTVSDLPFGGVGESGMGSYHGRYSIETFSHRKAVLAKPLG; this is translated from the coding sequence GTGAACCACTCCGCCCCCGAGCAGCCCGCCGACGTCGTCTCCCGGCTGCGCGCCACCTTCCGCTCCGGCCGCACCAAGCCCGTCGGGTGGCGTACGAACCAGCTGCGCCGCCTGCGCGAGATGCTCACCTCCCACGGCGAGGACCTCGCCGCAGCCCTCCACGCGGACCTCGGCAAGAGCTCCACCGAGGCCTTCCGCACCGAGATCGACTTCACCGTGCGCGAGATCGACCACACCCTGGAGCACCTCGACGGCTGGCTGCGCCCCGAGTCCGCCCCGGTCCCGGCGCACCTCGGCGACGACGCGACGGCCTGGACGCGGTACGACCCTCTGGGCGTCGTCCTGGTCATCGCCCCCTGGAACTATCCGCTGCAGCTCCTGCTCACCCCGATGCTCGGCGCGCTGGCCGCGGGCAACGCGGTGGTCGCCAAGCCCAGCGACCTGGCCCCCGCCACCTCCGCCGTCGTGGCCCGACTGCTGCCGCAGTACCTCGACACCGACGCGGTCGCGGTCCTCGAGGGTGGCATCCCGGAGACCACGGCCCTGCTGGCCGAGCGCTTCGACCACATCTTCTACACCGGCAACGGCACCGTCGGCCGCATCGTGATGCGCGCCGCCGCCGAGCACCTCACCCCCGTCGCCCTCGAACTGGGCGGCAAGTCCCCGGCGTTCGTCGACCGCGACGCCGACCTGGCCGTCGTCGCGGACCGCCTCGCCCGCGGCAAGTTCCTCAACGCCGGGCAGACCTGCGTCGCGCCCGACTACGTCCTCACCGACCCCGAGACCGCCCGTGCCCTTGAGTCCGAGCTCGCCCAAGCCGTCGAGGCGCTCTTCGGGGCCGAGCCGCAGCAGTCCACCGAGTTCGGGCGGATCGTCAACGAGCGGCATTTCGACCGGCTCAGCTCCCTCCTCGGCTCCGGCCGCACCGTCACCGGCGGCGGCAGCCACCGAGCCACCAAATACATCGCGCCGACCGTCCTCGCGGACGTCGACCCCACGTCGCCCGTCATGCAGGAGGAGATCTTCGGCCCGATCCTCCCGATCGTCACCGTGGCGGACCTCGACGAGGCCATCGGCTTCATCAACGACCGCGACAAGCCGCTGGCCCTGTACGTCTTCACCGAATCGGACACCACCCGGGAGCGCATCGCCGCCGAGACCTCGTCCGGAGGCCTCGGCTTCGGGCTGCCGCTCGCCCATCTGACCGTCTCCGACCTGCCGTTCGGCGGGGTCGGCGAGAGCGGCATGGGCAGCTACCACGGCCGCTACTCCATCGAGACGTTCAGCCACCGCAAGGCGGTGCTGGCGAAGCCGCTCGGCTGA
- a CDS encoding MarR family winged helix-turn-helix transcriptional regulator, translating to MHLLTRAERLAARRLQTVLDEDDCSLDAWRVLALLSDGQGHHMTAVAEAAFLPPATLTKLVDHLVDQNLVHRRVDPLDRRRILAYLTPRGETYWRRLDREVRAQWPVLSDGDDELLRALLERLVDTLDATSAESAV from the coding sequence ATGCATCTCTTGACGCGGGCCGAGCGGCTGGCCGCGCGGCGGCTGCAGACCGTGCTCGACGAGGACGACTGCTCGCTCGATGCCTGGCGGGTGCTCGCGCTGCTCTCCGACGGCCAGGGACATCACATGACGGCGGTCGCCGAGGCCGCCTTCCTGCCGCCCGCGACGCTGACGAAGCTCGTCGACCACCTCGTCGACCAGAACCTCGTGCACCGCCGCGTCGACCCGCTCGACCGGCGTCGCATCCTCGCGTATCTGACTCCGCGCGGCGAGACGTACTGGCGACGCCTTGACCGCGAGGTCCGCGCGCAGTGGCCGGTGCTGAGCGACGGCGACGACGAGCTGCTGCGGGCCCTCCTGGAACGCCTGGTGGACACCCTCGACGCGACGAGCGCCGAGTCCGCTGTCTGA
- a CDS encoding substrate-binding domain-containing protein: MFRHDPPPPDWLTADDSVLRVAFVFPMQGSAGIFGPTCELCAQLAAEEVNRAGGVLGKELRLLPVDGGTAPREVADHVEALVDLGVVQGVTGWHISSVRQALAPRIAHRVPYVYTALYEGGEHTAGVFLTSETPRDQLRPAMGLLAHERGVRRWFVVGNDYVWPRRTARAAHAYARDSGGSVQGEVYLPLGTHDFDAVLRRIERSDADAVIMLLVGSDAVRFNRAFAAAGLDARCLRLSTLMDENMLMASGPTATVDLYSTAGFFASLANQDTLDFHGQYAGRYGVEAPALGSLGESCYEGVLLLAALIGRARTLDVSAIGAAAETVSYEGPRGLLHLRGGHVRQRIYLARADGVDFDVVAELDLHGSRP; encoded by the coding sequence ATGTTCCGGCACGATCCGCCTCCGCCCGACTGGCTCACGGCAGACGACTCCGTGCTCCGCGTGGCGTTCGTCTTCCCCATGCAGGGGTCGGCGGGGATCTTCGGGCCCACCTGCGAGCTGTGTGCGCAGCTGGCCGCGGAGGAGGTCAACCGCGCGGGCGGAGTACTCGGCAAGGAGCTGCGGCTGCTGCCCGTCGACGGTGGCACCGCGCCGCGCGAAGTCGCCGACCATGTCGAGGCGTTGGTGGATCTCGGAGTCGTGCAGGGCGTCACGGGCTGGCACATCTCCTCGGTGCGGCAGGCGCTGGCGCCGAGAATCGCGCATCGGGTGCCGTACGTCTACACCGCCCTGTACGAGGGCGGGGAGCACACCGCGGGCGTGTTCCTCACCAGCGAGACGCCGCGCGATCAACTGCGGCCCGCGATGGGCCTGCTGGCCCACGAGCGCGGGGTGCGCCGCTGGTTCGTCGTGGGCAACGACTATGTGTGGCCGCGCCGCACGGCCCGGGCCGCGCACGCCTACGCGCGCGACTCGGGCGGGAGCGTGCAGGGGGAGGTCTATCTGCCGCTGGGCACGCACGACTTCGACGCGGTACTGCGCCGGATCGAGCGGTCGGACGCGGACGCCGTGATCATGCTGCTCGTCGGCAGTGACGCGGTGCGCTTCAACCGGGCGTTCGCCGCGGCCGGGCTCGACGCCCGCTGTCTCAGGCTGAGCACCCTGATGGACGAGAACATGCTGATGGCCAGCGGGCCGACGGCCACCGTGGACCTTTACAGCACCGCCGGGTTCTTCGCCTCGCTCGCGAACCAGGACACCCTCGACTTCCACGGCCAGTACGCCGGCCGGTACGGCGTCGAGGCGCCGGCCCTGGGCAGTCTCGGCGAATCCTGCTACGAGGGCGTGCTGTTGCTGGCCGCGCTCATCGGCCGCGCGAGGACCCTCGATGTGTCGGCGATCGGGGCGGCGGCCGAGACGGTGTCGTACGAGGGCCCGCGCGGACTGCTGCACCTGCGCGGCGGACACGTACGCCAACGGATCTATCTGGCGCGGGCGGACGGCGTCGACTTCGACGTCGTCGCCGAGCTCGATCTTCACGGATCCCGCCCTTGA
- the urtA gene encoding urea ABC transporter substrate-binding protein, which translates to MAGAAALAAVVALSACGAKTDAGGTSDKAAQADVSGDTVKVGLLNSLSGTMAISEVTVRDSLKLAIEEINASGGVLGKKIKPISEDGASDWPTFAEKAQKLIKEDRVAATFGCWTSASRKAVKPVFEKNKSLLFYPVQYEGLEESPYIFYTGATTNQQIVPALDYLKSQGRKKIYLVGSDYVFPRTANKEIKAYAKANGMTVLGEDYAPLGSTEFSTIANKVKASKADAVFNTLNGDSNVAFFKEYKSAGLTAKTMPVVSVSIAEEEVKSIGSQYLAGQLTAWNYYQTTPGAANTKFVKAYKAKYGQDKPTSDPMEAAYTSVYLWKAMVEKAKSFDPEKVKAASDGITFDAPEGKVTVDGASQHIYKTARIGKIGSDGLIKQVWDSGKPIKPDPYLKGYDWASGLS; encoded by the coding sequence ATGGCCGGTGCCGCCGCGCTCGCGGCGGTCGTCGCGCTCTCCGCGTGCGGTGCCAAGACCGACGCGGGCGGTACGTCCGACAAGGCCGCGCAGGCGGACGTGAGCGGCGACACGGTCAAGGTCGGCCTGCTCAATTCGCTCTCCGGCACGATGGCGATCAGCGAGGTGACGGTACGCGACTCGCTGAAGCTGGCGATCGAGGAGATCAACGCCTCGGGCGGAGTGCTCGGCAAGAAGATCAAGCCGATCAGCGAGGACGGCGCCTCCGACTGGCCGACCTTCGCGGAGAAGGCGCAGAAGCTGATCAAGGAGGACCGGGTCGCGGCCACCTTCGGCTGCTGGACCTCCGCGAGCCGCAAGGCCGTCAAGCCGGTCTTCGAGAAGAACAAGTCGCTGCTCTTCTACCCCGTGCAGTACGAGGGCCTGGAGGAGTCCCCGTACATCTTCTACACGGGCGCGACCACCAACCAGCAGATCGTCCCGGCCCTCGACTACCTCAAGAGCCAGGGCAGGAAGAAGATCTACCTGGTCGGCAGCGACTACGTCTTCCCGCGCACCGCCAACAAGGAGATCAAGGCGTACGCGAAGGCCAACGGCATGACGGTCCTCGGCGAGGACTACGCGCCGCTGGGGTCGACGGAGTTCAGCACGATCGCCAACAAGGTGAAGGCGTCGAAGGCGGATGCGGTCTTCAACACCCTCAACGGCGACTCGAACGTGGCCTTCTTCAAGGAGTACAAGTCCGCGGGCCTGACCGCCAAGACCATGCCGGTCGTCTCGGTGTCGATCGCCGAGGAGGAGGTCAAGTCGATCGGATCGCAGTACCTGGCGGGCCAGTTGACGGCCTGGAACTACTACCAGACCACCCCGGGCGCGGCGAACACCAAGTTCGTGAAGGCGTACAAGGCCAAGTACGGCCAGGACAAGCCGACCAGTGACCCGATGGAGGCCGCGTACACCTCGGTCTACCTGTGGAAGGCGATGGTCGAGAAGGCGAAGTCCTTCGACCCGGAGAAGGTGAAGGCGGCCTCCGACGGCATCACCTTCGACGCCCCAGAAGGCAAGGTCACCGTCGACGGCGCCAGCCAGCACATCTACAAGACGGCCCGCATCGGCAAGATCGGCTCCGACGGTCTGATCAAGCAGGTCTGGGACTCCGGCAAGCCGATCAAGCCGGACCCCTACCTGAAGGGTTACGACTGGGCCTCCGGCCTCTCCTGA
- the urtB gene encoding urea ABC transporter permease subunit UrtB: MTVILGQMFTGVSIGAVLLLIALGLSLTFGQMNVINMAHGEFIMAGAYTTYVLQKSIAGAGISLIVALPVAFLVSGALGALLEWLLIRRLYLRPLDTLLVTWGVSLMLQQLARDIFGAPNVQTRAPDLLTGNITVIGGDDPLTFANSRLFILGLAIAAVVALSLTLRLTPLGRRIRAVVQNRDLAEVSGISTGPVDRTAFFIGSGLAGVAGVALTLVGPIGPTMGTNVIIDAFLVIVVGGIGQLKGSVIVAFVLGVLQSVLEYSTTVSVAKVLVLVAIVAFLQWRPQGLYTLRTRSLV; this comes from the coding sequence ATGACCGTGATCCTCGGGCAGATGTTCACCGGTGTCAGCATCGGTGCCGTTCTGCTGCTCATCGCGCTCGGCCTGTCGCTCACCTTCGGCCAGATGAATGTCATCAACATGGCCCACGGCGAGTTCATCATGGCCGGCGCCTACACCACTTACGTACTGCAGAAGTCCATTGCCGGCGCAGGAATTTCACTGATCGTCGCGCTGCCCGTCGCTTTTCTCGTCTCGGGTGCCCTCGGCGCGCTGCTGGAATGGCTGCTGATTCGCCGCCTTTACCTCAGGCCGCTCGACACACTTCTCGTCACGTGGGGCGTCTCACTGATGCTCCAGCAGCTCGCGCGTGACATCTTCGGCGCGCCGAATGTGCAGACCCGCGCGCCCGATTTGCTCACCGGGAACATCACCGTCATCGGCGGCGACGATCCGCTCACCTTCGCCAACAGCCGACTGTTCATTCTGGGGCTGGCGATCGCGGCGGTCGTGGCGCTGTCGCTGACGCTCCGGCTGACGCCGCTCGGGCGGCGCATCCGTGCCGTCGTGCAGAACCGGGATCTGGCCGAGGTGTCCGGCATCTCCACCGGCCCGGTCGACCGCACCGCGTTCTTCATCGGGTCCGGGCTCGCCGGAGTCGCCGGGGTCGCGCTGACGCTGGTCGGTCCGATCGGGCCCACGATGGGCACCAACGTCATCATCGACGCCTTCCTGGTGATCGTGGTCGGCGGCATCGGGCAGCTCAAGGGCAGCGTGATCGTCGCCTTCGTGCTGGGCGTGCTGCAGTCCGTCCTGGAGTACTCCACCACCGTCAGCGTCGCGAAGGTACTGGTCCTCGTGGCCATCGTCGCGTTCCTCCAGTGGCGGCCCCAGGGGCTGTACACGCTGCGTACCAGGAGCCTCGTATGA
- the urtC gene encoding urea ABC transporter permease subunit UrtC, which translates to MTTATPDAAKSKQLSGLRGRFAAARPAAGFVAAALVLFAVAPLALSDFRLGLLAKYLCTAMVAVGICLAWGRGGLLTLGQGVFFGLGGYAMAMHLKIADAGPGNLPDFMQLYGTATELPWWWRPFANPAFALAATVLLPMAVAAVLGSFVFRRRVKGAYFAILSQALAAAFAIWLIGQQATTGGTNGLTDIQGFFGYDLDDPVNQRMVYFVIAAVLLLLIALARQLIHSRYGELLVAVRDSEERVRFLGYNPANVKLVAYVVAAGMAGLAGALFVPAVGIISPALIGIVPSIELVIGAAVGGRASLVGAVLGAIGVAWAKTALSEEFPAAWTYFQGLLFIVALAFLPGGLASLVGIVRRRRPNRALAGDVA; encoded by the coding sequence ATGACCACCGCCACTCCTGACGCCGCCAAGTCGAAGCAACTCAGCGGTCTCCGGGGCCGGTTCGCCGCCGCGCGTCCCGCAGCCGGATTCGTCGCCGCGGCCCTCGTGCTCTTCGCCGTCGCCCCGCTCGCGCTCTCCGACTTCCGGCTGGGGCTGCTCGCCAAGTACCTGTGCACGGCCATGGTCGCGGTCGGCATCTGTCTGGCCTGGGGCCGCGGCGGGCTGTTGACGCTCGGGCAGGGTGTGTTCTTCGGGCTCGGCGGTTACGCCATGGCGATGCATCTGAAGATCGCGGACGCCGGGCCCGGCAACCTGCCCGACTTCATGCAGCTGTACGGGACGGCGACCGAACTGCCGTGGTGGTGGCGGCCGTTCGCGAACCCGGCCTTCGCGCTCGCGGCGACCGTGCTGCTGCCGATGGCCGTCGCGGCCGTCCTCGGATCGTTCGTCTTCCGGCGCCGGGTCAAGGGAGCCTACTTCGCGATCCTCAGCCAGGCGCTCGCCGCGGCCTTCGCGATCTGGCTGATCGGCCAGCAGGCCACGACCGGCGGCACCAACGGACTCACCGACATCCAGGGCTTCTTCGGCTACGACCTCGACGACCCGGTCAACCAGCGGATGGTGTACTTCGTCATCGCCGCGGTCCTGCTCCTCCTGATCGCCCTGGCCCGCCAGCTCATCCACAGCCGGTACGGCGAACTCCTCGTGGCCGTACGGGACTCAGAGGAGCGAGTGCGCTTCCTCGGGTACAACCCGGCGAACGTGAAGCTCGTCGCGTACGTCGTGGCGGCGGGCATGGCCGGGCTCGCCGGCGCCCTGTTCGTGCCCGCGGTCGGCATCATCTCCCCCGCGCTGATCGGCATCGTGCCGTCCATCGAGCTGGTGATCGGCGCCGCGGTCGGCGGCCGCGCGAGCCTGGTGGGCGCGGTACTCGGCGCGATCGGCGTCGCCTGGGCCAAGACGGCGCTGTCGGAGGAGTTCCCCGCGGCCTGGACGTACTTCCAGGGGCTGCTGTTCATCGTGGCCCTGGCCTTCCTGCCGGGCGGTCTCGCCTCGCTGGTGGGGATCGTGCGGCGGCGCAGGCCGAACCGAGCACTCGCTGGAGACGTGGCATGA
- the urtD gene encoding urea ABC transporter ATP-binding protein UrtD, translated as MTEFSDSSELSGLEIRGLRVSFDGFTAVDGVDLDVRPGDLRFLIGPNGAGKTTLVDAVTGLVKAEGSVRFGGEDILGRSVHRIARSGIGRTFQTATVFEELTVLQNLDIAAGAGRGALTMLRRRKGVPESVARALETVGLTDLADSPAGTLAHGQKQWLEIGMLLVQDVRLLLLDEPVAGMSHDERQATGELLELISRERTVVVIEHDMDFMRSFARSVSVLHAGKVLSEGTVAEVQADPKVQEVYLGHAATEDVPDTAATEDVQHTMASKDVRDTAAPAAVQEA; from the coding sequence ATGACTGAGTTTTCGGACAGCAGTGAGCTTTCAGGGCTCGAGATACGGGGACTTCGGGTGTCCTTCGACGGCTTCACCGCTGTCGACGGTGTGGACCTCGACGTACGGCCGGGCGATCTGCGCTTCCTCATCGGGCCGAACGGCGCGGGCAAGACGACCCTGGTCGACGCGGTCACCGGTCTGGTGAAGGCGGAGGGTTCGGTGCGCTTCGGCGGCGAGGACATCCTCGGCCGCAGTGTGCACAGGATCGCCCGCTCGGGGATCGGCCGGACCTTCCAGACGGCCACTGTCTTCGAGGAGTTGACGGTCCTTCAGAACCTGGACATCGCGGCGGGCGCGGGCCGGGGCGCGTTGACGATGCTGCGCCGCCGCAAGGGCGTGCCGGAGTCCGTCGCTCGCGCCCTGGAGACGGTGGGTCTCACAGACCTCGCCGACAGCCCGGCCGGGACGCTCGCGCACGGCCAGAAGCAGTGGCTGGAGATCGGCATGCTGCTCGTGCAGGACGTACGGCTGCTGCTGCTCGACGAGCCGGTCGCGGGCATGAGCCACGACGAACGACAGGCCACCGGCGAGCTGTTGGAGCTCATCAGCCGGGAGCGGACCGTGGTCGTCATCGAGCACGACATGGACTTCATGCGCTCCTTCGCGCGCAGCGTCAGTGTGCTGCACGCGGGCAAGGTGCTGAGCGAGGGGACGGTGGCCGAGGTGCAGGCGGATCCGAAGGTGCAGGAGGTGTACCTCGGGCACGCGGCCACCGAGGACGTACCCGACACGGCGGCCACCGAGGACGTACAGCACACGATGGCCTCCAAGGATGTACGCGACACCGCGGCCCCCGCGGCCGTACAGGAGGCGTGA
- the urtE gene encoding urea ABC transporter ATP-binding subunit UrtE: MLEIQNVRVGYHRSTVLHGVTVEVPRDGVAAVLGHNGAGKSTLLRAAVGLLTPQSGAVRLDGEDITRRKPHERVARGMAYVPQGQQAFPHLTTAENLQLVADGRRRGKAAVAEALDLFPALRALASRRAGLLSGGQRQQLAIARALVTEPRILLLDEPTEGIQPSVVAEIEETILALAARGGLSVLLVEQHVGFAMRAAQRYYVLEAGRVTSSGEGGQDAERSVREALSV, encoded by the coding sequence ATGCTGGAGATCCAGAACGTCCGGGTCGGCTACCACCGCAGCACCGTCCTGCACGGAGTCACGGTCGAGGTGCCGAGGGACGGCGTCGCCGCCGTGCTCGGGCACAACGGCGCCGGCAAGAGCACCCTGCTCCGGGCGGCTGTCGGACTGCTCACTCCGCAGAGCGGTGCCGTCCGCCTCGACGGCGAGGACATCACCCGCCGCAAGCCCCACGAGCGGGTCGCGCGCGGCATGGCCTACGTCCCGCAGGGCCAGCAGGCCTTCCCGCATCTCACCACCGCCGAGAACCTCCAGCTGGTCGCGGACGGGCGGCGACGGGGCAAGGCGGCGGTCGCCGAGGCGCTGGATCTGTTCCCCGCGCTGCGCGCGCTGGCGAGCCGCCGCGCGGGCCTGCTCTCCGGCGGCCAGCGCCAGCAACTCGCCATCGCGCGCGCCCTGGTGACGGAGCCTCGGATCCTCCTCCTCGACGAGCCCACCGAGGGCATCCAGCCCTCCGTCGTCGCCGAGATCGAGGAGACGATCCTCGCTCTGGCCGCCCGCGGCGGGCTCTCGGTGCTCCTGGTCGAGCAGCACGTCGGCTTCGCGATGCGTGCGGCGCAGCGTTACTACGTCCTGGAGGCCGGCCGGGTCACCTCGTCCGGGGAGGGCGGGCAGGACGCCGAGCGGTCCGTACGGGAGGCACTGAGCGTGTGA
- a CDS encoding RNA polymerase sigma factor: MTAGIEDVFRAEYGRAVAVLIRFLGDIDLAEEAVQDAFTTAVQKWPETGIPPSPAGWIITTARNRAIDRLRRESTRDARHAEAAQLYAPDEPPEEGPVRDDRLRLIFTCCHPALATQAQVALTLRLLGGLTTPQIARAFLVPEPTMAQRLVRAKVKIRDARIPYRIPRDADLPDRVEGVLAVVYLIFNEGYGGREDLCTEALRLGRLLAELMPDEPEALGLLALMLLIEARRPARATPDGDLVLLADQDRSRWDRALIVEGQSLVRRCLRLNRPGPYQIQAAINAVHSDAPTAAATDWGQILQLYDQLMALAPSPVVALNRAVAVAEVEGPEPALALVDTLDLDGYHAFHAVRADLLRRLGRRTEAVEAYGTAIALTESAAERAYLERTRVALVRD, encoded by the coding sequence ATGACTGCCGGCATCGAGGATGTCTTCCGCGCGGAGTACGGCCGTGCGGTCGCCGTCCTCATCCGCTTCCTCGGCGACATCGACCTCGCCGAGGAAGCGGTGCAGGACGCCTTCACCACGGCGGTGCAGAAGTGGCCGGAGACGGGCATACCGCCGAGCCCCGCCGGGTGGATCATCACCACCGCCCGGAACCGGGCCATCGACCGGCTCCGCCGCGAGTCCACGCGAGATGCCCGGCACGCCGAGGCGGCCCAGCTGTACGCACCGGACGAACCGCCCGAGGAGGGCCCCGTGCGCGACGACCGGCTCCGCCTGATCTTCACCTGCTGCCACCCCGCCCTCGCCACCCAGGCCCAGGTCGCCCTCACCCTGAGACTCCTCGGCGGCCTGACCACGCCACAGATCGCGCGCGCCTTCCTCGTGCCCGAGCCCACCATGGCCCAACGCCTGGTCAGGGCCAAGGTCAAGATCCGCGACGCCCGCATCCCGTACCGCATCCCGCGCGACGCCGACCTCCCCGACCGCGTCGAAGGAGTGCTGGCGGTCGTCTACCTCATCTTCAACGAGGGGTACGGCGGCCGCGAGGACCTCTGCACCGAGGCCCTCCGCCTCGGCCGCCTGCTGGCCGAACTCATGCCGGACGAGCCCGAGGCCCTCGGCCTGCTCGCTCTGATGCTCCTCATCGAGGCCCGCCGACCCGCCCGCGCGACACCGGACGGAGACCTGGTCCTCCTCGCCGACCAGGACCGCTCCCGGTGGGACCGAGCGCTGATCGTCGAGGGCCAGTCCCTCGTACGCCGCTGCCTGCGGCTGAACCGCCCGGGCCCCTACCAGATCCAGGCCGCGATCAACGCCGTTCACAGCGACGCCCCGACCGCGGCCGCCACGGACTGGGGCCAGATCCTCCAGCTGTACGACCAGCTCATGGCCCTCGCCCCCAGTCCCGTGGTGGCCCTCAACCGCGCCGTCGCGGTGGCCGAGGTCGAGGGGCCGGAGCCGGCCCTCGCGCTCGTCGACACGCTCGACCTGGACGGCTACCACGCCTTCCACGCCGTACGAGCGGACCTGCTGCGCCGGCTCGGCCGTCGCACGGAGGCCGTGGAGGCGTACGGGACGGCCATCGCGCTCACCGAGAGCGCGGCGGAACGCGCCTACCTCGAACGGACGCGGGTCGCGCTGGTACGCGACTGA
- a CDS encoding YciI family protein produces the protein MKYYLLSVMQPQGEPPAPEVLEEIMHNLDVFHAELREAGAWVFAGGLHGPETATVLRAKEGDVLVTDGPYTESKEYLGGICLIKASDLDAALEWGRKATVATTLPIEVRPFMGEA, from the coding sequence ATGAAGTACTACCTTTTGAGCGTGATGCAGCCGCAGGGCGAGCCGCCCGCGCCGGAGGTCCTGGAAGAGATCATGCACAACCTCGATGTCTTCCACGCGGAGCTGCGGGAGGCCGGTGCCTGGGTGTTCGCCGGGGGACTGCACGGGCCGGAGACGGCCACCGTGCTGCGGGCCAAGGAAGGAGATGTCCTGGTCACCGACGGCCCGTACACCGAGAGCAAGGAGTACCTGGGCGGTATCTGCCTGATCAAGGCCTCCGACCTCGACGCGGCGCTCGAATGGGGCCGCAAGGCGACCGTGGCGACCACGCTACCCATCGAGGTGCGGCCCTTCATGGGCGAAGCCTGA
- a CDS encoding acyl-CoA dehydrogenase family protein produces MTTPPHPLVTRARQLAAEVLAPQAERVDQEGVPASSIEAVKRSGLLGVSAPVAYGGSAAPAAVARETAEILAGACCSTWFVQTQHHTPVMTPARSELPVRERLLGLLAKGELLSGVAYAQLRAYPRVPVRVTRERGGWRFDGTVPWYTGWGLNDVMLLAGVTDADEALFAFTEAREQPGLRPSPTMRLAALTASRTVSLELDGLWLPDDAVALRTPYETWAATDRPKNTNASPAVFGITASALDLLDSPAGDAAAKETAHALRARLDEVRRQAYALADHPVPTERIEERLAAKTRAYDVMRAATTAAVVAGGGRSMDLRSPAQRLAREGMFLLVQGQTAEVRGAHLGSLSVVD; encoded by the coding sequence ATGACCACCCCACCGCATCCGCTCGTCACCCGGGCCCGGCAGCTGGCTGCCGAGGTGCTGGCGCCCCAGGCGGAGCGGGTGGACCAGGAGGGTGTGCCGGCCAGCAGCATCGAGGCGGTCAAGCGGTCGGGGCTGCTCGGGGTGAGCGCGCCCGTTGCGTACGGAGGCTCGGCGGCGCCCGCCGCGGTGGCCCGGGAGACCGCCGAGATCCTCGCCGGGGCGTGCTGCTCGACCTGGTTCGTACAGACCCAGCACCACACACCGGTGATGACGCCGGCCAGGAGTGAACTCCCGGTGCGGGAACGGCTGTTGGGACTCCTCGCGAAGGGGGAGCTGCTGTCCGGGGTCGCCTACGCCCAGCTGCGCGCGTATCCGCGCGTCCCGGTCCGGGTCACGCGAGAGCGTGGCGGCTGGCGCTTCGACGGGACAGTGCCCTGGTACACGGGCTGGGGCCTGAACGACGTGATGCTCCTCGCCGGTGTCACGGACGCCGACGAGGCGCTGTTCGCGTTCACCGAGGCGCGCGAGCAGCCGGGCCTGCGCCCCTCCCCCACGATGCGGCTCGCCGCGCTCACCGCCTCCCGGACGGTCTCGCTGGAGCTGGACGGCCTGTGGCTGCCGGACGACGCGGTGGCGCTGCGTACGCCGTACGAGACCTGGGCGGCCACCGATCGCCCGAAGAACACCAACGCCTCACCGGCCGTCTTCGGCATCACGGCGTCGGCGCTCGACCTGCTGGACTCGCCGGCCGGCGACGCTGCCGCGAAGGAGACCGCGCATGCGCTGCGTGCCCGCCTCGACGAGGTGCGGCGCCAGGCGTACGCGCTGGCCGACCACCCGGTGCCGACCGAGCGGATCGAGGAGCGGTTGGCGGCCAAGACCCGGGCGTACGACGTGATGCGCGCGGCCACGACCGCGGCGGTCGTGGCAGGGGGCGGGCGGTCCATGGACCTGCGCAGCCCGGCGCAGCGGCTGGCCCGGGAGGGGATGTTCCTGCTGGTGCAGGGGCAGACGGCCGAGGTGCGCGGGGCGCACCTCGGGTCGCTGTCCGTCGTGGACTAG